The following proteins are encoded in a genomic region of Brachypodium distachyon strain Bd21 chromosome 1, Brachypodium_distachyon_v3.0, whole genome shotgun sequence:
- the LOC100837968 gene encoding heterogeneous nuclear ribonucleoprotein A0 isoform X1 encodes MSGYGEENQNAMNGYEDDDEEPEEVEVEVEEEVEEEVEEEEEEEERTAAEATRDGGGGDAVVNSEAGGEEGKDVAAEPADGSGKIFVGGVAWETTEETFSKHFQKYGAITDSVIMKDKHTKMPRGFGFVTFSDPSVIDRVLEDEHTIDGRTVEVKRTVPREEMSTKDGPKTRKIFVGGIPTSLTEGKLKEHFSSYGKVEEHQIMVDHSTGRSRGFGFVTFESEDAVERVMSEGRMHDLGGKQVEIKRAEPKKPGGGDSSSNGRYGHGGGGPRSSYRSGGGGSGGGRSGSSGSGGGGGGGGGGGYGYGADYRSAAAAYYGSAGYGAYGRGYGAYGGYGAYAGNPASGYGGSIYGAPYGAYGAYGGAYGGGAYGAPGGYGAGGYGGYGGAGSTGGGGSASGRGSSRYHPYGK; translated from the exons ATGTCGGGGTACGGGGAGGAGAACCAGAACGCCATGAACGGGTACGAGGATGACGACGAAGAGCCCGAGGAGGTTGAAGtggaggttgaagaagaagttgaagaggaggtggaggaggaagaggaggaggaggagaggaccgCGGCTGAGGCGACTCGAGACGGAGGTGGAGGGGATGCCGTTGTTAACTCAGAAGCTGGTGGCGAGGAAGGGAAGGACGTGGCTGCGGAGCCTGCTGACGGATCGGG GAAAATTTTCGTTGGGGGTGTAGCCTGGGAGACAACCGAAG AAACGTTCAGTAAGCACTTTCAGAAATACGGAGCTATAACTGATTCTGTCATCATGAAGGACAAGCATACCAAGATGCCTCGTGGATTTGGGTTCGTTACTTTTTCGGATCCATCTGTGATTGACAGGGTTTTGGAGGATGAGCATACTATAGATGGAAGGACG GTTGAAGTCAAAAGGACTGTCCCGAGAGAGGAAATGTCAACAAAAGATGGGCCAAAGACAAGAAAGATATTTGTTGGTGGTATTCCAACATCTCTAACTGAAG GTAAGTTAAAGGAGCACTTCTCCTCATATGGGAAGGTGGAAGAGCATCAGATTATGGTTGACCATAGTACTGGGCGTTCACGAGGCTTTGGCTTCGTCACCTTTGAAAGTGAGGACGCTGTTGAAAGGGTTATGTCGGAGGGGAGAATGCATGATCTTGGAGGGAAACAG GTTGAAATAAAAAGGGCTGAGCCAAAGAAACCTGGTGGGGGCGATTCGAGCTCTAATGGCAGATATGGTCATGGCGGTGGTGGCCCCCGTAGTTCCTACCGCAGTGGaggtggcggcagcggtggaGGTCGTTCtgggagcagcggcagcggcggcggcggcggcggcggcggtggcggcggctatgGGTATGGAGCTGACTATCGATCAGCTGCTGCAGCCTATTATGGCAGTGCAGGATATGGTGCCTACGGCAGAGGCTATGGTGCATATGGAGGCTATGGTGCGTATGCTGGTAACCCTGCCTCTGGTTATGGTGGTTCTATATATGGAGCTCCGTATGGTGCCTATGGGGCATATGGGGGTGCGTACGGAGGTGGCGCATATGGTGCACCTGGCGGCTATGGTGCAGGAGGGTATGGTGGCTACGGGGGAGCTGGAAGCACGGGAGGTGGTGGGAGTGCGAGTGGTCGAGGTTCGAGCAGGTACCACCCATATGGAAAATGA
- the LOC100837968 gene encoding heterogeneous nuclear ribonucleoprotein A0 isoform X2 gives MTTKSPRRLKWRLKKKLKRRWRRKRRRRRGPRLRRLETEVEGMPLLTQKLVARKGRTWLRSLLTDRETFSKHFQKYGAITDSVIMKDKHTKMPRGFGFVTFSDPSVIDRVLEDEHTIDGRTVEVKRTVPREEMSTKDGPKTRKIFVGGIPTSLTEGKLKEHFSSYGKVEEHQIMVDHSTGRSRGFGFVTFESEDAVERVMSEGRMHDLGGKQVEIKRAEPKKPGGGDSSSNGRYGHGGGGPRSSYRSGGGGSGGGRSGSSGSGGGGGGGGGGGYGYGADYRSAAAAYYGSAGYGAYGRGYGAYGGYGAYAGNPASGYGGSIYGAPYGAYGAYGGAYGGGAYGAPGGYGAGGYGGYGGAGSTGGGGSASGRGSSRYHPYGK, from the exons ATGACGACGAAGAGCCCGAGGAGGTTGAAGtggaggttgaagaagaagttgaagaggaggtggaggaggaagaggaggaggaggagaggaccgCGGCTGAGGCGACTCGAGACGGAGGTGGAGGGGATGCCGTTGTTAACTCAGAAGCTGGTGGCGAGGAAGGGAAGGACGTGGCTGCGGAGCCTGCTGACGGATCGGG AAACGTTCAGTAAGCACTTTCAGAAATACGGAGCTATAACTGATTCTGTCATCATGAAGGACAAGCATACCAAGATGCCTCGTGGATTTGGGTTCGTTACTTTTTCGGATCCATCTGTGATTGACAGGGTTTTGGAGGATGAGCATACTATAGATGGAAGGACG GTTGAAGTCAAAAGGACTGTCCCGAGAGAGGAAATGTCAACAAAAGATGGGCCAAAGACAAGAAAGATATTTGTTGGTGGTATTCCAACATCTCTAACTGAAG GTAAGTTAAAGGAGCACTTCTCCTCATATGGGAAGGTGGAAGAGCATCAGATTATGGTTGACCATAGTACTGGGCGTTCACGAGGCTTTGGCTTCGTCACCTTTGAAAGTGAGGACGCTGTTGAAAGGGTTATGTCGGAGGGGAGAATGCATGATCTTGGAGGGAAACAG GTTGAAATAAAAAGGGCTGAGCCAAAGAAACCTGGTGGGGGCGATTCGAGCTCTAATGGCAGATATGGTCATGGCGGTGGTGGCCCCCGTAGTTCCTACCGCAGTGGaggtggcggcagcggtggaGGTCGTTCtgggagcagcggcagcggcggcggcggcggcggcggcggtggcggcggctatgGGTATGGAGCTGACTATCGATCAGCTGCTGCAGCCTATTATGGCAGTGCAGGATATGGTGCCTACGGCAGAGGCTATGGTGCATATGGAGGCTATGGTGCGTATGCTGGTAACCCTGCCTCTGGTTATGGTGGTTCTATATATGGAGCTCCGTATGGTGCCTATGGGGCATATGGGGGTGCGTACGGAGGTGGCGCATATGGTGCACCTGGCGGCTATGGTGCAGGAGGGTATGGTGGCTACGGGGGAGCTGGAAGCACGGGAGGTGGTGGGAGTGCGAGTGGTCGAGGTTCGAGCAGGTACCACCCATATGGAAAATGA